CCGGTGATCGCGATGTAGTTCATGTCGTGCCCGGCCGCGGTGCTCAGCGGACCGCTCTGGCCCCAGCCGGTCATCCGGCCGTAGACGAGCGCGGGGTTGCGCCCGTGGCACTCCTCGGGGCCCAGCCCGAGCCGCTCCAGGACGCCGGGGCGCATCCCCTCGACGAGCACGTCGGCGCTCGCGACCAGGTCGAGCACGGTGGCCACGGCCTCGGGGTCCTTGAGGTTCAGGGCGACGCTGGGCCGGCCCCGGTTGAGCAGGTCGTGGCTGCCGCCGCTCAGCATCTGCCCGCCCGGCCGCTCGACCCGGATCACGTCGGCGCCGAGGTCGGCCAGGATCATGCAGGCGTGCGGTCCGGGACCGATCCCGGCGATCTCGACGACGCGGACGCCCTTCAGCGGACCGGTCTTGGTGCCCAGCTCGATGCTCATGGCACGCATCCTGACAGCACCGCTGTCACGGTGCCAGCGGGAGGTTCGTCCGGCGAGACGCTCAGCGCCCCTGGCCCTGCTTCCGGCTCCAGGTCCGGTAGCCGGGGACGTCGTCGGTCATCACGCCGTCGACGCCGTAGCGGCGCAGTCGCGCCCAGTCCCGGCGGGCCTGGGTGTTGCGGCCCAGCACCAGCAGGCCGGCGGCCTGCAGGCGGCGCACCCGCTTGCGCGTGAGCTGACGCACCCAGACGTTCACCCCGTCGACCCAGGTGGTGGGGTCGCGGCGCGCCCGGTGCACCTGCTGCTTCCACGAGGTGACGATCCACTGCGTCTCGAGGTCGGGCACCGTCTGCTCGGCCAGCGCCAAGGTCGGTGCGTGGAAGCACAGCAGCAGCGTGCGGTCCCGCATCCCGGCCTTCTCGACCGCGGCCCGGAGCCGGGTCAGGGCCGCGGCGTCCCACTCGGCCCCGGGGTGCCGCTTGATCTCCAGCAGCAGGTCGACGTCCGTGCCGCGCAGGTAGGCCAGCGCAGCGTCGAGCGAGGGCACCGGCTCGCGCCCGCGGACGCCGCGGCAGTGGCTGCGGATCCAGCGCAGCGAGCGGCGTACGGCGGGTCCGCGGCAGGTGGTCGTGCGGTCCAGGGTGGCGTCGTGCAGCAGGACGAACCCGCCGTCCGCGGTCAGCGAGACGTCGAGCTCGACCGCGCTCGCCCCGGTGCCCACCGCCCGCTCCAGCGCCGGCAGGGTGTTCTCGGTGACGTGGCGGGCCGGCGCCCCGCGGTGCGCCACGACACGGTAGTCACCGACGTGGGTGCTCGCCGCCGCGTCCTCCTCGGCCTGCGCGGCCGGGCCGCCGGACGCCAGCGCGAGCGTCAGGGCCGCCGTGGTCACGGCGCGGGTCATCCTGGTCGGGCTGTGCCGCGCCATGTCCTCGTACGTCCTCTCGACCGCGCCGCAGTCGACGCCAGCGGAGATCACACCAGGGCGCGGCCCGTGCCGTCAGGCGTTCGGCGCACGTGTGGTGTTCGTCCCACCGTCGAGCACCCGCCGGAGGAAGGCGCGGGTGCGCTCCTCGCGAGGGTTCGTGAAGATCTGCGACGGCGGGCCCTGCTCGAGGATCCGCCCGTCGTCGAGGAAGGCGACCTTGGTGGCCACGTCGCGGGCGAAGGCCATCTCGTGGGTGGCCAGCACCATCGTGGTGCCGCCGGCGGCGAGCTCTCGCACGATGTCGAGGACCTCCCCGACCAGCTCGGGGTCGAGCGCGGCGGTGATCTCGTCGAGCAGCAGCAGCGTCGGCTGCGTGCACAGGGCACGGACGACGGCCGCGCGCTGCTGCTGACCGCCGGAGAGCCGGTCGGGGTGCTTGTCGACGTGCTCGGCCAACCCGAAGCGCTCCAGCAGCTCCAGCGCCCGCGTGCGGGCGGCCCTGCGGCGCAGGCCGTGGGCGTGCCGCGGGGCCAGCGTGCAGTTCTCCAGGACCGTGAGGTGCGGGAAGAGGTTGTAGGCCTGGAAGACCATCCCGATCCGGCGGCGCACCTCCCGGGGGTCGGTGCGGGGGTCGGAGATCTCCCGACCCTCGAAGGTGATGACCCCGTCGTCGATGTCCTCGAGCAGGTTGAGGCACCGCAGCAGGGTCGACTTGCCCGAGCCCGACGAGCCGATCAGGCACACGACGTCGCCGGGCTCGATGCTCAGCGAGACGTCGTCGAGCACCACCCGGTCGCCGTAGCTCTTGCGCAGCCCGGTCACCTGCACGAGCGCGCTCACAGCGACCCCGCCCGCTCGCGCTCCATGACCCGGCGCTGCAGCCAGTCGGTGAACCGGGCCAACGGGACGGTGAGCACGATGAAGAAGAGCGCGACCACGACCAGCGAGGTGTAGTTGAAGTTGTACGACGCGTAGTCGCGCGCGGCGAAGACGCCGTCGTAGACGCCGACGAGCGAGACCAGGGCGGTGTCCTTCTGCAGCGAGATGAAGTCGTTGAGCAGCGGCGGCACCACCCGGCGCACCGCCTGCGGCACCACGACGTGGCGCAGGGTGCGCACCGGCCCGAGTCCGAGCGCCCGGGCGCTGGCGATCTGGGAGGGGTGGATGGACTCGATCCCGGCCCGGAAGACCTCGGCGACGTAGGCGGAGTAGGACAGGATCAGCGCGACCGTGGCCCAGACCAGACGGTCGGTGGTCAGGCCCTGGAGCTGCAGCGCCGGCACGCCGAAGCCGAGCAGCACCACCAGCAGCAGCGTGGGGATGCCGCGCATGATGTCGGTGAAGGCCACCGCCACGATGCGCACCGGGGCCAGCCAGGCCGAGCGGGTGCCGCGCATGACTGCGACCAGCAGCGCCAGCACCAGGATGGCCGGCTCGGCGACCAGGAAGATCCGGACGTTGAGCCAGAACGCGTCGAGCATCAGCGGGAAGGAGTCCTGCGCCGCCGACCAGGAGAAGAACGTCTCGCGCACCTTCTCCCAGCCGGGCGAGAGCACCAGGCCGACGCCCAGCAGGACGAAGAACGCAGAGGTCGACGCGCCGGCGACGAGCAGGGAGCGTCGGCGCAGGCGGCGGCGTACGTCCTGCCGCTCGAGCTCCCGGTCGCTGGGCGCCCAGGCCGGCCCCGGGGCCGGGATCGTCACTGGAGGGTGGGCACGTCGACCACGTCGGAGAGCCACTCCCGCTCGAGGTCCTCGAGCTCGCCGTCCTCCTGCATCGCGGCGAGCGCCGCGTCGACGCAGGAGGTGAGCGCACTGTCCTTCTCGAGGAGGATCCCGAACTCCTCCTGCTCACCGGTGTCGGGCTGGAACTGCCCGACGATGGTGCTGCCCTCGATCTCGACCGCGGAGATGTAGAAGGCGGTGGGCAGGTCGGCGAGCACCGCGTCGATCTGGTCGTTGGCCAGCGCCTGCTTGGCGGCGTTGGTGTCCTCGAAGACGGCCGGGTCGGTCTCGGGCTGGACGATGTCGCGGATCGCGGTGAGCGAGGTGGTGCCGGTCTGGGCACCCAGACGCAGGCCCTGCAGGTCAGCCAGGCTCGTGGCCTCGGCGCCGGCGGTGCCCTCGAGCGCGATCACAGCCTGCGCGGCCTGGTAGTAGCCGGTCGAGAAGTCGACGACCTCGGCGCGCTTGGGGGTGATCGAGATCTGGTTGATGTCGAAGTCGAAGTCCTTGGCGCCGGGGGCGTAGGAGGTGTTGAACGGGACCCGCGCCCAGCTCACCTCGTCCGCGCCGAAGCCGAGGCGCTCGGCCACCGCGTAGGCGACCGCGGACTCGAAGCCCTCGCCGTTGGTCGGGTCGTTGTCGGTGAACCACGGCTCGTACGCCGGGGTGTCGGTGCCCACGGTCAGGGTGCCGGCCTCGAGGAGCATGTCGTCGGTGACGCAGGTGGCCGGGTCGACGTCGGCGTCGACCGAGGCCGAGGCGCCCGGGTCGGACGCGGTCGGCTCCTCGTCGGCGGGCGCGCAGGCGACCGCTCCGAGGAGCAGGGGCAGGGAGGCGAGGGCGGGGACGACCGCAGACCGGCGCAGCATGGGTGCATCGTAGGACGACGCGGGGCTTGCAACTCGTTGCATAGGTCGTTCATGATGTCCGCATGGCCCTCGAGCACGCCCTGCTGGTCGCCCTGCGCGAACAGCCGGCCTCCGGACTCGAGCTCAGCCGACGCTTCAGCCGCTCGATCGGCTACTTCTGGAGCGCCACCCACCAGCAGATCTACCGGGTCCTGGGGCGGATGGAGTCCGACGGCTGGGTCGGGGCGACCACGGTCGAGCAGGCCGGCCGACCGGCCAAGAAGGTCTACGAGGTCACCCCCGTCGGGGCCGAGGTGCTCGCCTCCTGGCTGGCCGAGCCCACCGGCGCCGAGCCGCTGCGCTCGGAGCTGGCCGTGAAGATGCGCGGCGCCTCCTTCGGGGAGCGCGCCGCGGTGCTCGACGTGGTCCGCGCCGAGCTCGTCGAGCACGTGGCCCGCCTGGCCCGCTACGAGCAGCTGACGGCCCGCGACTACCCCGACCCCACCACCCTGACCGGCCTGGCGCTGGACCAGTACCTCGTCCTGCGCGGCGGGGTGCTGACCGAGCAGACCTGGGTCACCTGGCTCACCGAGTACCTGGAGGCACACGCATGACCAGTCCCTACCCGCACCTGCTCAGCCCGATCACGCTCGGCTCCGGCCCCGCGGCGCTGACCCTGCGCAACCGGGTCGTGATGGGCTCCATGCACACCGGGCTCGAGGACGCGCCCTGGCACGTCGCCAAGCTGGCGGCGTACGCCGCGGAGCGCGCACGCGGCGGGGTCGGGCTGATCATCACCGGGGGCTACGCCCCCACGAAGCGTGGCTGGCTCAAGCCGTTCGCCTCCGAGATGACCACCCGGATGCAGGCCATGCGGCACCGCCAGGTCACCGACGCGGTCCACGAGGAAGGTGGCGCGATCGCGCTGCAGGTGCTGCACGCGGGCCGCTACGGCTACCACCCGCTCATCCACTCGGCCTCGGCCCGCAAGAGCCCGATCACGCCGTTCAAGCCGTCCGCGATGTCGGCGGCGCAGGTCGACCGGACCGCGACGGCCTTCGCGAGGAGCGTGGCGCTCGCGGTCAAGGGCGGCTACGACGCGGTCGAGGTCATGGGCTCCGAGGGCTACCTGATCAACCAGTTCCTCGCCGAGCGGACCAACGACCGCAGCGACGCGTGGGGCGGCAGCGCCGAGAAGCGGATGCGCTTCCCCGTCGAGGTGGTGCGCCGCACCCGCGACCTCGTCGGCGACGACCTGCCGATCGTCTACCGGATCTCGCTGCTCGACCTCGTCGAGGGCGGCCAGAGCTGGGACGAGGTGCTGACCCTGGCGCAGCTGCTCACCGAAGCGGGCGTGAGCGTCCTCAACACCGGCATCGGCTGGCACGAGGCGCGGATCCCCACGATCATCACCCAGGTGCCGCGGGCCGCGTGGCGCTCGGTGACCGCACGGCTCAAGGCCGAGGTCTCGGTGCCGGTCTGCGCGTCGAACCGGATCAACAGCCCCGAGCTCGCCGAGTCGATCCTCGCCGACGGCGACGCCGACCTGGTCTCGATGGCGCGCCCGCTCCTGGCCGACCCCGAGTTCGTGGTGAAGGCCGCCGCCGGCCGGGCCGACGAGATCAACACCTGCATCGCCTGCAACCAGGCCTGCCTCGACCACACCTTCGCCAACAGGACGGCCTCCTGCCTGGTCAACCCGCGCGCCTGCCGCGAGACCACGCTGGTCCTCGCCCCCACGCGCGTACGCCGCTCGGTCGCCGTCGTCGGCGCCGGCCCGGCGGGCCTGGCGACCGCGGTCTCCGCGGCCGAGCGGGGGCTGGCCGTCACCCTCTTCGAGGCCTCCCCCGCCCTGGGCGGGCAGTTCCGCCTGGCGATGGCGGTGCCCGGCAAGGAGGACTTCGCCGAGACGCTGCGCTACTACACCCGGCGCCTCGAGGTCCTGGACGTCGACGTGCGGCTCTCCTCGCGGGCGACGCCCGACGACCTCGCCGGCTTCGACGAGGTCGTGGTGGCCACCGGCGTCGAGCCGCGGCTGCCCGCCCTGCCCGGCGCCGACGACCCGCGGGTGGTCTCCTACGCCGACGTCCTCTCGGGCCGGGTCGTGCCCGGTCGCCGGGTCGCGGTCATCGGTGCCGGCGGCATCGGCGTCGACGTCAGCCACTGGCTGGTCCACGACCCGGCCGCGCCCGGCCCCGACGAGCAGGCGGGCGTCGACGAGTGGATGGCGCACTGGGGCGTCGGCGACCCGAGCCTGCACCCCGGCGGGCTGACCGAGCGCAAGCCGCGCGAGCCGTTCCGGGAGGTCACGCTGCTGCAGCGCAAGACCTCGGTCATCGGCAAGGACCTGGGCAAGACCTCAGGGTGGGCGCACCGCGCCGTGCTCAAGCAGTCGGGCGTCACCCAGGTCGCGGGTGCGACGTACGAGCGCATCGAGGCGCGCGCCGACGCCGTCGTCCTGCACGTCACCGTCGACGGCGAGCCGCGCGGGCTGGTCGTCGACCACGTGGTGCTGTGCGCCGGCCAGGAGTCGGTGCGCTCGCTCTTCGACGACCTCCGCCACGCCGAGGCGCACCCCGGCCTGCACCTCGTGGGTGGTGCCGACGTGGCCGCCGAGCTCGACGCCAAGCGCGCCATCGAGCAGGGCACCCGGGTGGCGGCCGCCCTGTGAGGACCTGGGGCACCGCTGACTAGGGTCGGGGCATGCCGGGCGAGATCCACCGAGACGACAGCTGCCTGTTCTGCGCGATCGTGGCAGGCACCATCCCCTCCACCAGGGTCGACGAGGACGAGCGGACGGTGTCCTTCATGGACATCAACCCCGCCTCCGACGGCCACCTGCTCGTGGTGCCGCGGGCGCACGCGGTCGACCTGACCGACATCACGCCGGAGGACCTGGGCGCCTGCGCACTGACCGCGCAGCGGCTGGCGAAGCGGCAGCTCGAGGTGCTCGGCGCCGACGGGGTGAACCTGCTCAACTGCACCGGCGAGGCGGCCTGGCAGAGCGTCTTCCACTTCCACCTCCACGTCGTGCCCCGCTACGTCGACGACCCGGAGCGCGACCGTCTCACGCTCCCCTGGACCCCGACCGCCGGCGACCCCGACCGGATCGGCGCCGCGGGGCGCCGGCTGCAGGACGGGGCCGGCAGATGATCCGCGACCTCACCGACTCCGAGGCCCGGGCCGCCCTGCCGCTGAAGTGGGGTGCGGTGCCGCAGGGCACCGTCCCGGCCTGGGTGGCGGAGATGGACTTCGCCCCGCCGCCCGCGGTGACGGCCGCCCTGACGGCGGCGGTCGGCCGCGGCATGCTCGGCTACTCCTGCCACCCCGGCACCGCCCAGGCCGCTGACCTCAACGCCGCCTTCCGCGGGTTCGCGGAGCGGCACTGGGGCTGGGACGTCCCCGCGGACTCCTCCACCCCCGTCGGCGACGTGGTGACCGGGCTCCGCCTCGCCCTCGACGAGCTGTGCCCGCCGGGACCGGTGGTCGTGCCGCTGCCGTGCTACCCGCCCTTCCGCGACGTGGTCGCGCTGGCCGGGCGCGAGGCGGCGTACGTCGGGCTCGACCCCGACCACGACCACGACGACCGCGCCGCCGCCGCACTGGACCTGGCGGCCGTCGAGCAGCACCTCGAGGCCGGGGCCCGCACCGTGCTGCTCTGCCACCCGCACAACCCGCTCGGTCGGGTCGCGCACCGCGCCGAGCTCGAGGCGCTGCGCGACCTGGTGCACGCGCACGGCGCCCGGGTGCTGGTCGACGAGGTCCACGCGCCGCTGGTGCTGCCCGGCCAGGAGCGCTTCGTCCCGTACCTGAGCGTCGACCCCGAGGCGGTGCTGGTCACCAGCCACTCCAAGACGTTCGGCACCCCCGGCCTCAAGACCGCCCAGATCGTGCTGACGGACCCCGAGGAGACCCAGCGGCTGCGCGCGCTGCCGATCGCGGCCAACCACGGCCACTCCGGCCTCGGGATGGTCGCCGGCGCGGCCGCGTGGCGCGACAGCGACCTGTGGCTGCACGCCCTGCGCTCCCGGCTGCGGGTGCAGGCCGAGGACCTGCGCGACCTGCTCGCCGAGCACCTGCCCCAGGCACGCGTGCGCCCGCTCGAGGCGACGTACCTGGCCTGGCTCGACCTGCGCGCCTACGGCGTCGCCGACCCCGCCGCCGTCGCGCTCGAGCACGGCGTGCGCCTGGCGCCCGGCCACGACTACCAGCCCGGCCTCGAGGGCCACGTCCGGCTCAACCTCGCCACCTCCGAGCAGCGGCTGGTCCAGATCGTCACCCGGCTCGCCGCCGCCCTGACCTGACGGCCGAGCGGTCACTTTCGCACCGTCGAGCGGTCACTTTCGCACCGCTGACCGACGGTGGGTCAGACCTCGAGGCGGCCCTTGCGGCGCACGAGCGGGCGCTCGGCCCGGGGCAGCCAGGTCCGGGTGACGTGGTCGACGACGTGCACGCCCTCGGGCGACTCGATGCGGTGCAGGCCGGGGACCTCGTGACCGCGGCCCTCCTTGAGGGCGGAGTAGACCTGCCACTCGCGGCGCTTGCGCGGGGCGCGGGAGCTGTCGAAGTCCATGGCGCTCCAGTGCGCGAACTCGTCGCGGTCCAGCCACTTCAGCTCCACGCACAGTCCCTCCGGCGCGACCAGGCGGGTGGCGGACTCGGGGAACTCGCGCACCTCCCACTCGAAGGCTTTCACGAAGGTGAACTCGGGGCCCATCGGGTAGATCCACGGCTCCAGGAACCGGAAGCCCAGGTCGAGCCAGGCCACCCGGTCGCTCTCGACCGACAGCGGGTGGCGCGGGACGGCCACGACCGCGTCGGAGTCCTCGAGCTGCCAGGCCAGGTCGCGCAGGATGCTCACGCCCTCGCGGGTCAGCACCATGTCGCCGTCCCACTTCATCGAGTAGGCGGTGCGGACCTGGGAGAACGACCAGTTGTAGAAGTGCGTGAGCGAGTGCACCGAGTCGGGTCGCGTGGCCAGGTGCTCGGTGCCGGCGCGCGCCACCTGGAAGGGGTACGACGTCACGGTGACCCGGTCGGCGGCGCCGCACTCCTCGGCGACGCGTCGGGCCACCTCGGGGGTGCCGTCGTCGGAGAGGTTGTCGACCACGACGACGTGCTGGACGGCCTCGAGCATCGGTGGCAGCACCCAGGGCAGGTTGTGCGCCTCGTTCTTGAGCCGGAAGACGCAGGTCAGGCCGGGGGCCAGCGGCCCGTCCTGCCAGGGCCAGCGCACGTCGTAGTCGTGCTCGCCCTCGAGGCTGGGGATGTCCGCGCCCCGCACCGGGCTCATCCGCGCTCCCGCCCGGCGACCTTGCGCAGGCCGCGGCGCACCGACGGCGGGACCATCGCGCGCACCGAGTGCGGCACTCGCTCGACCGCGCTCGGCGCAGCGGCGGCGGCCCGGGCGCCCTCGCGGCGCGCCGCGTCGGTGGTGGAGCCGGTCAGCGCCTGCGCCTCGTCGTACATGTCGGCGTACGCCGCGCGCAGCCCGTCGAGCGTCGCGTGCACCTCGGGGGTGTCCCCGCCGTCCTCGGGCAGCCGGTCCAGCGCCTCCCAGGTGGCCTGGGCCAGGTCGCGCAGCCGGGTCGGCACGTCGACGTCGGCCCAGGTCAGCGCGGCGCGACGCAGCGAGGGGTCGATGAACTGGTGCACCCGACGGATGTCGTTGGCCGAGGCGGCCTTGACCGCGTCGAGGTCGAAGCGCTGACCCAGGCCGAAGACCGGGACCGTCCAGTCGTCCAGCAAGTCGTGGTAGCGGACGAAGGCACGCGCCTGGCCGCGGGTGCTGCGCTCGAGGTGCAGCATCAGGTTCACCCAGGCGGCGGTGCGGTGCACCTCGCTGGTGCGGGCGTCGTGGGCGCGCTGCCGGGAGCCGACGACCTCGGTGACCGGGCGCAGCAGGACGGCGTGGCCCACCTCGGCCTGGCAGCGCATGGCCGCCGAGCGCCACTGCCCCAGGAACCACGCCAGCCGCGGGTCCTTGAGGACCAGCTCGGGCCCACCGGCGACGAGCTGCTCCTCGAGCCAGTCGTGCACCCGGGTGCGCAGCGGCTCGAAGTTGTTCAGCCGCCCGGTGTCGAACCACGCCGAGGGTCGGGCGTCGTCCATCGCCACGTTGGTGCGCTCGAGCAGCTCGTCGTGCAGGTCGAGCACCCACTGCGACTGCGCGAGCCTTTTGGGCCTGGTCTCGTCGGCCGCCACCTCGGGAGCCGGCACGCCCATGCCGAGCGCCTGCAGCGCCCCGGCCATGGCGCTGGTGCCGCTGCGCTCCGGACCCGCCACGAGCACGACGCGGCGCGGCGCCGCCGCGGGGACAGACGGCTGGGCGGGGGGCTCCGAGATGTGGGGGGCGTCGACCATGGAGGTCACCCTACGAGGTGCGGACGGGTCAGCCGACCGAGCGGCTCTGGGCGGCGATCAGCGCGGCGTACCACTCGAAGGAACGCTTGGGGGTGCGCACCTGGGTGGCGTGGTCGACGTGGACCAGCCCGTAGCGCTGGCTGTAGCCGTGCACCCACTCGAAGCTGTCGAGCAGCGACCACACGTAGTAGCCGCGCACGTCCACACCGCGCTGGCACGCCGCGGCGACCGCGCGCAGGTGGGCGTCGAGGTAGGCGATGCGCTCCTGGTCGTCGACGACGCCGTGCTCGTCGGGGCCGGTGCCGTACGCCGCTCCCGACTCGGTGATCATCAGCGGCGGCAGGGCCGCGCGGTAGCGGGCCCGCAGGGTGATCAGCCACTCGCGCAGCGCGGCGGGCACGATCGGCCAGCCGATGTCGGTCTCCGGGTAGCCGACCAGCGGGTAGAGCGCGAACGGGATGGGCGACTCCTCGGGCGCGGCGCCGACCCGGATGGGGCTGTAGTAGTTGATGCCGTAGAAGTCGAGCGGCTGGCGGATGGTGGCCAGGTCACCGGGGCGCACCGCCTCCTCCACCAGCGGCTCGAGGTCGACCGGGTAGCGACCCAGGAGCATCGGCTCGAGGAACATCCCGTTCCACAGGGCGTCGAACAGCTTGGTGGCGCCGACGTCGGCGGGGTCCTCGCTGCGCGGCCACATCGGGGCATGGTTGTTGGCGCAGCCGACCGAGGACGCGCCGGCCGCGCGCAGCTCGATCACCGCCCGACCGTGGGCGAGGAGCAGGTGGTGGGCGACCGGCAGGCTGTCGAAGCCCATCTCGCGCCCCGGGGCGTGCATGCCGCTGGCGTGACCCATGATGGTGGCCGTGCTCGGCTCCACGACCGGGATCCAGTGCTCGACCCGGTCGGCGAGCCGCTCCCCCACCACGGCGGCGTACTCGGCGAAGCGCTCCACGGTGTCGCGGTTCAGCCAGCCGCCGTCGTCCTCAAGGGCCTGGGGCAGGTCCCAGTGGTAGAGCGCGGCCATCGGGGCGATCCCGTGGTGCAGCAGCTCATCGACGAGGCGGTCGTAGAAGTCGAGGCCGGCGGCGTTGACCGGGCCGCGACCGGTCGGCTGGACCCGCGACCAGGAGACCGAGAACCGGTGGCCCCCGACGCCGAGGCGCTCCAGGAGCGCGACGTCGTCGCGGTAGCGGTGGTAGTGGTCGCAGGCCGGGTCGCCCGTGGAGCCGTCGAGGACGGTGCCGGGCAGGTTCGAGAAGGTGTCCCAGATCGAGGGCCCGCGCCCGTCGACGTCCGTGGCGCCCTCCGCCTGGTAGGCCGAGCTCGCCGTGCCGAGCCGGAAACCCGGAGGCAGCGCGGGCGGCCCGGGCGGCACGGTGGCCCGCTCGCCGGACGGGGCGCCGGGCGGGCTGTCGGGCGTTGGCTGCTGCACCGGCACAATGATGCCTGTGACCGTCGAGATCCGCCGAGGAACCTCCCGCTTCTCGACCCGGGTGCCGGGTCGGCTGACCCGGCACGCCTTCTCGTTCGGCGAGCACTACGACCCCGAGCGGCTCTCCTTCGGCCCGATCGTGTGCCACGACGACCACCTCGTCGCCGGCGGGCAGGGCTTCGACGAGCACGCCCACAGCGACCTCGAGATCGTCACCTGGGTCGTCTCCGGCGCGGTGCGCCACGTCGACTCCTCCGGCCGCGAGGAGGTGGTGCCCGCCGGTTCGCTCGCCGTGCTCTCCGCCGGCAGCGGCGTCCGGCACGCCGAGACCGCCGTCCTCGGCGCCGGCCCGACCCGCTTCGTGCAGACCTGGCTGCGCCCCGACGAGACCGGCACGACGCCGTCGTACGCCGTCGCGGCCGTGGACCCCGCAGCGACCGGGCTCGTGCCCGCGCCGCTGCCGGTCGGTGTGGCCGGGGCCCGGCTGTCGGTGGCGCGGCTGCGCGCGGGCGAGCGGCTCGAGCTGCCGGCCGCGCCACGGCTGCACGCCTTCCTGACCCGCGGCGCGCTGCTGCGGTTCTCGCTGGCCGAGCCGCTGGCCGCCGGGGACGCGTGCTGCTTCGTCGACGAGCCGGCCCACCCGGTGGTCGCGGCCGTCGACACCGAGCTCCTGGTGTGGACCTTCGCGTCCTGAGCTCGCCCTGAGCCCCGTCCGCGCCCGGACGCACCACGACCCCGTCGGTCCTCGGTCGACGGGGTCGTGGTGTGGTTGTGAGCTCCGGTTGGTCAGCGGCTACCCCCCGGGGTACGCCTGCCTAACGACCCGGTGCACGGACGGTCACTGGGCCCCACGCGGTGGTCTGGACCAGGGCCTCCCGGACCGGCGCCTCAGCGCTTCTTGGGCTTGCCGATCTTGATGACGAACCTGGTCCTCACGGTCTCGATGCCGTCGCTCACCAGGAGGACCACGCGGTACTGACCGCGGAAGTCGTAGTGGTTGATGGCCCTCTTGTCGCGGGACTTGTTGCCGTCACCGAAGTCCCAGCGGTAGCTGAGCCTGTCACCGTCCGCGTCGGTGGCCTTGACCCGGAAGCGGATCGGCGACTTGGCGCGGGCCTTGCCCTGCCCCTCGAGGGGCTTCGCCGCGATCTTCTTGATCTCCGGCGCCCGGTTGCCCGGAGGTGCGGTCACGGTCTGGGTCGCGGTGGCGGTCGCCGTGGCCGTGGGCTGGCTCGTGACGGTGGTGGTCGCGGTGGCCGTGGGCTGGCTCGTCACCGTGGTGGTCGCGGTGGCCGTCGGGTCGCTCGTCACGGTGGCCGTGGCCGTGGCTGTGGCCGTGGCCGTCACCGTGGTCGTCGGGTCGGGACCGGGGGTCTTGTCGC
This Nocardioides dokdonensis FR1436 DNA region includes the following protein-coding sequences:
- a CDS encoding aminotransferase class I/II-fold pyridoxal phosphate-dependent enzyme codes for the protein MIRDLTDSEARAALPLKWGAVPQGTVPAWVAEMDFAPPPAVTAALTAAVGRGMLGYSCHPGTAQAADLNAAFRGFAERHWGWDVPADSSTPVGDVVTGLRLALDELCPPGPVVVPLPCYPPFRDVVALAGREAAYVGLDPDHDHDDRAAAALDLAAVEQHLEAGARTVLLCHPHNPLGRVAHRAELEALRDLVHAHGARVLVDEVHAPLVLPGQERFVPYLSVDPEAVLVTSHSKTFGTPGLKTAQIVLTDPEETQRLRALPIAANHGHSGLGMVAGAAAWRDSDLWLHALRSRLRVQAEDLRDLLAEHLPQARVRPLEATYLAWLDLRAYGVADPAAVALEHGVRLAPGHDYQPGLEGHVRLNLATSEQRLVQIVTRLAAALT
- a CDS encoding pirin family protein gives rise to the protein MTVEIRRGTSRFSTRVPGRLTRHAFSFGEHYDPERLSFGPIVCHDDHLVAGGQGFDEHAHSDLEIVTWVVSGAVRHVDSSGREEVVPAGSLAVLSAGSGVRHAETAVLGAGPTRFVQTWLRPDETGTTPSYAVAAVDPAATGLVPAPLPVGVAGARLSVARLRAGERLELPAAPRLHAFLTRGALLRFSLAEPLAAGDACCFVDEPAHPVVAAVDTELLVWTFAS
- a CDS encoding sulfotransferase family protein, producing MVDAPHISEPPAQPSVPAAAPRRVVLVAGPERSGTSAMAGALQALGMGVPAPEVAADETRPKRLAQSQWVLDLHDELLERTNVAMDDARPSAWFDTGRLNNFEPLRTRVHDWLEEQLVAGGPELVLKDPRLAWFLGQWRSAAMRCQAEVGHAVLLRPVTEVVGSRQRAHDARTSEVHRTAAWVNLMLHLERSTRGQARAFVRYHDLLDDWTVPVFGLGQRFDLDAVKAASANDIRRVHQFIDPSLRRAALTWADVDVPTRLRDLAQATWEALDRLPEDGGDTPEVHATLDGLRAAYADMYDEAQALTGSTTDAARREGARAAAAAPSAVERVPHSVRAMVPPSVRRGLRKVAGRERG
- a CDS encoding GH1 family beta-glucosidase yields the protein MQQPTPDSPPGAPSGERATVPPGPPALPPGFRLGTASSAYQAEGATDVDGRGPSIWDTFSNLPGTVLDGSTGDPACDHYHRYRDDVALLERLGVGGHRFSVSWSRVQPTGRGPVNAAGLDFYDRLVDELLHHGIAPMAALYHWDLPQALEDDGGWLNRDTVERFAEYAAVVGERLADRVEHWIPVVEPSTATIMGHASGMHAPGREMGFDSLPVAHHLLLAHGRAVIELRAAGASSVGCANNHAPMWPRSEDPADVGATKLFDALWNGMFLEPMLLGRYPVDLEPLVEEAVRPGDLATIRQPLDFYGINYYSPIRVGAAPEESPIPFALYPLVGYPETDIGWPIVPAALREWLITLRARYRAALPPLMITESGAAYGTGPDEHGVVDDQERIAYLDAHLRAVAAACQRGVDVRGYYVWSLLDSFEWVHGYSQRYGLVHVDHATQVRTPKRSFEWYAALIAAQSRSVG